ATTCAAAACTATATTGTCCACAGTCAAGGTGAATGGAGTTTACCTGATAATAAGCTTCCCGCTTACTATCAACAAAGGAAAATCAGCTCCTTTGCCTAAGCTGGATACCCCGTACTTCAGTGCGGGGAGGTTCATTTTTCTTTTAATTGTTCTTTTAGCTGTTCAAAAAATATTTTTATTTCTTGATTGTTTTTTTTAGCTATTTTCTTTGCTTTTTTTGTGTACATATTGTTTTCTCTTTTTAATAAATGTTTCTCTAGATGTTTGCTTATTTTTTCAGTTGTCCATCCTGCTTGAGATTTTTTCCATGTTTCTCTTATAATTCCTAGGGAACCTGATTTTTCTAATGTGTCAGCATCATGCACTATCATAGCTTCTTTTGTTTTAGCTTTTATTCTTCCATCATGGGCTTCTATACAGTGCATTATTTTTTTGATGTCTTCGTCATTTATTTTTATTTTTTTTAAGAATTTTATTATTTTATTTTTGTTGACTAAAGTACTTCCGATTATTGTTTTTTCTAGGTTTGTATCATGCAGCCATATTGCCGCTTCTACTATGTCTTTCCTTATGTTTTTGTCGCATAAATTAAGTGCTTTTTTATGCGCTCTAAATAAATGTCTATTACCTTTAGATTTTCCTCCAAATGTCAAGTTCCAATCTAGTTCAACCCCAAACTTTTTTATTTGTTGAATTTGTTTTTTGTTAATCATTTTATTCACTTATTTTTTGGTAGGGTATTTTAAATTGTGAATTTATTTTATTTGGTATGTGCGGCGTATTTGTCATGTGACCTTCTATTCCTAAAATGTATTTTCTGTTTTTTCTAATGTAATTCATTATTTCTCCTTCTTTATCCATTATATTTTCTCTTCCTAAAAATTCCATTCTTATAACACAAGAATGCTCCAGATTTTGATTTTTTAGTTCATTTATGTGTTTTATTGTTTTTCTTTTTGCATTTTTATCTATTTTTGATATTTCTTCAGGAAGTATGTGAAGAGGTCTTAATTGTGTTAGGTATACATCTTTTTCTTTTATTACGTATTCTAAATCTAAGGGGCCGAACAATTCGTAGAGTTGTTTAACGTCGTTGATGTTGTTAGCTAAGAAAGTTCCTTGAAGCGCATGTTCTATGTTTTTTCCTATTTTTTCGGTGTTTCCATTTCCATTAACTGCTATTTCTGGACTGGATGCGTAGCTAATTCTTGTTTCTTTATCAGAAATATGGATCACGCCTCCGGATCCTTTTATAAATTCTTGAATTACTATGTTGATTCCAGGAATATGTGCTAGGCCTATTTCTTCTCTGCTTTTTATAGCTTCTTCACTAAAATAACTTTTCATTACTTTTTTTATAGCAGTCTCTATATTTTCTTTTTTTGTAGATATTGATTCATATGTTCCTGCAAAGTTTGTGCTTCCATCTTCTCCGTACATACTTGATCGGGCTATTATGTTTTCCGGCATATCTTCCAATTCAACCTCATTCATACTTATATTTTCTATTTTATTTTCTATGTTTGTTCTAGTCTTTTCATTCATCTCAAATATATTATTGTATATGTCGTCTAGTATGTTGTTTTCATTTAATATTCTTTCTATTGCGTTAGTTGTTATCACTTTACTTTTTGGAATTTTATAGTTTAAGTTTAATGCTTCTTTTGTGTCGTACAATAATTTTATTCCTTTCCATTTACCACCGCACATTCCTGAGTAGAATAAATTATCTTCAAGATTTATTATTTCATATTTTTTTAATTCTTTTTTTAATTCTTCTTTTATTTTTTGTTTTTGTTTTTGTTGTTCAACCTCAAATTTTTCTTTATTGCCTATTTTTTCATTTTCTAGTAAAGTTATCAAGCCTAAACCTTTAGGTGACGTTGCATCTTTTATAGAAGATATGCTTTCTAATATTTTTTTGTTTTTTGTTTTATTAAGTATTTTTTTAATTGGTGTACCTATTGAGTCGTATGTGTCTCCTTTCATATCATTAATTTTGAGTTTGGATGGCATCCAATTATGGAATCTTATTAGTGCGTTGTAGAAGCTTCCGATGTCCGAATTTGTTTGTAGTGTTGTTTTTCTAATATCATCTATTAGTTGATTTGAATTTATTATTTCTTTATTTGATAGCTTATTCTCTTTACCAAATACTATTCCGAGCGTTTCTGTAGCTTCATCTATTTGTTTGTAGCTTCTTTCTATTATGGATGATAGTTTCAGAGTTATTTTTTTCCATGAATTTTCATCCATTTGTTCTTTTAAGGAGTATAATTTTGTTTCAAGAGCATCTAGTCCTCCACTAACCAACGATTTTTTCCCTCCTTTATTAAAAGGATTATTTTTTCCATCTCCACCTACTAGTCCTTCTATGCAGTAAAAGTCTGAAAGCAATTCCCAACTTATCAGTGTTTTTGCTAGTTCTCGATTAGTGTTGTATGTTTTTGTTTGATTGAGAATATTGTCAATTGCTTTGTCTGTTAAGTATATTTTCTGGAGAGTCATGTCTAATATTTGATTAGTGAATCTTGGTTTTTCTTCCATGTGTTTGATTACTTGTTCGATGATTTTTTTAGCTTTTGAGTCTTTTTCTATTTCTTTTTCAAAACTTGTATTGTTATTTTTTGCTCTTTGTATTATTTTTTGGAATAACTCTTCTTTTTTTAATATGCTAAATGGAATGCTTAAGTACTCAAATCTTTTGAAGACTCCTTCTTTTTTGTTTTTTTGTTTTATGAAAAATTCATCTTCATCTATATTCCCAAATATGTTTCCTTCTGCTATTATTTTTGTTCTTTTCATTTTTTTTCACGTTTTTATTAATCCTCGCCCCCGGATTTGAACCGGGAATCTTTCGGTATCAGCTGACCATTTTTCATCCATTCCAAGTTTCTTGGACCGTCGAATGGTTTCTACAGCCGAATGTTCTGCCAATTGAACTAGGCGAGGTTTTATAAGAATTAAATCTAGTATGAATTTTTTTTTTTTAGAACTCAAGCCAGATTTAATTCTGACTTCTAATAATATTTATAGTTGAAACTATTTGTAACAATTGTGGTTGTGGTTGTGGTTTTTGTTTCAACTTTCATGATTTTATGTTGATGCGTCAGGATTATATATTTTGTTGTGCGTTTTTTGGAAATATTCCGATAATCATATAAATAATTGAATATTATTCAGTTTTGATGAAAGATATAACTAAAAAGCTTGTTGATTTATTGCGATCAGGTTATTGTACGCCTCAGATTGCTAAACTTGCTAAAAAATTGAAAGAACCTTCTTCTACAATTCATTATAACATAAAAAAACTTGAAAATGAAAATGTTGTGAAAAATTATAAAGCAATTTTTAATCATAAGTTTATTGGTGAGGGGTTTTGTGTTTTTGTTCTTCTCAATCTTTCTCCTGAGGAATACGGTGATCCTGATAGAATAGCAAAAGACTTGTCTAAATATGATGAGATAGAAAGTATTAATATTATTACTGGTGATTGGGAAATATTATTAAAGGTTAGGTTGAAGGATCAGGAAGAATACTATAATTTTATAAAGAATGTTATTTCTAGAAAAGGAATTACTAAAATAAAATCTCTAACTTCTTTGAAAGAAAAAAAATCAGAATTCTATATTATTGATTAGATGTTTTCAAGATTCCTATTAATGCTTTGTTCATAGGTGCTTTTATCGTTTTAATAATATTTTCTTCTATGTGCACATTATTTTTTATTAAATAGTTTATTCTGTTCATATGTATTGATTCTTCAGCATTTTCATAAAATTGTCCAGAATTTTCAAAATAATGTCTATTTTTATTATAACAACAAGGTAAAATTATGAATGGTGTGTTTTGTTTAACACTCACTTCTATTATTTTATCTGTAAGTATGCCACAAGTGTGTATGCCTACTATCAAACCATTATTTATTTTCGGAAACTTTTCTTTTAATATGTCTATTTTTTTAAATCTGTATTTTTGTACTTTGACAGGATTATTTTTTTTGAAATAGTCATAAATTTTTCGTGCTTTTTTTGTTCTTTCTATATCTATTGCTAAAACCTCATATTTAAAATTATTACTAAGCAAGTCTAATCCAAAAAATCCATTTCCTGAACAACAATCAATTATTTGGTTTGCGTTTATGTTGTATTTATTGATCGAGTATTCAAATATTGTTTTTACTGCTTTAAATTTTTTAATTTCTTCACTATTTAAAAATTTTTCAAGACTCATTTTTTTTATAATTAAGTCTTACATATTTTTCTTTACCAACTTTCACGACCATGTTATTATATAAGGATATTTCTTTTTTAGGATCTTCAATAATTGCTGAGTCTATAGAAAATCCTCTCTGTTTTACTATGCTTCTAGCTTCTCCATTATTGCTTGCTAAATCGCAAAGTCGTATTATTTGTATAGGTGTAAGTTTTCCATTATTTGAATTGTCATATTCAACGCATACATCCCTTATATTTTCTGGTAATTTTCCTTGTCTATAGACTTTTTCAAATTCTTTTTCAGCTTCATTAGCTTTTTGTTCTGAATGAAGATATGTTGTTATTGTTTTTGCTAATCTTTTTTTTACATCTTTAGGATGTGCTCTGTTTTGTTTCATATCCATTTCTAAATGTCCAATTTCTAATTCATCTACGTCTGTGAGCAAAGTAAAATACTTGATAATAAGATTATCTTTTAATTTCATGATTTTTCTGTACATATCAAAAGGGTTTTCATCTATTCCCACTGTATTTCCGAGAGATTTGCTCATTTTTTCGTTTCCATCCAAGCCTTCTAATAAAGGCGTTGTTATTACTACTTGAGGTTCTTGTCCGTATTTTGGTTGTAAATCTCTACCGAAAATAAGATTAAAATATTGATCTGTTCCTCCTAATTCTATGTCTGCATTGAGCGCTACCGAATCATATGCTTGTAGAAAAGGGTATATTAATTCATGACCAGAAACAGTTTCTCCTTTTCCAAATCTTTTAGAAAAACTTTTTCTTTTAATTAAATTATTAACAGAATTTTTTGATAATAATTTTACTGTTTCTTCTAAATGCATATTTTTTAACCAAGAACTATTATAAACAATATTTGTTTTTTCAGCATCAAGAACCTTAAAAATTTGTTCTTTATATGTGTTCGCGTTTTTTAATACTTCTTCTTCAGTCATGGCTTTTCTTCCAGAGCTTTTTCCTGAGGGATCGCCTATCCTTCCTGTAAAATCGCCTATTAAGAAGGTTATTTCATGCCCTATATCTTGAAAATGTTTAAGCTTTTTTATTGGAACTAAGTGACCAAGGTGAATATCTGGGGCTGTTGGATCTACACCATATTTCACGATCATTGATCTATTTTCTCGTTCAGATTTTTCTAATTTCCATGCCAGATCTTCTCTTGTTATAATTTGCTCTGTTCCTCTGGATAAATAATTTATTTTTTCTTGAATTTCTTTTGATGCCATTTTTTTCACCTATATATTTAATGCTATTTTATGATATTTGTCTTTTAATTCGTGTTTGACTTTTTCGACATTAAATTTTACTTCTTCTATTATATGATCTATGTTTTCTCTTGTTATGTATGGGTTGATTATTACAGTTCTAAACACATCAATTTTTTCTGCGTTTCCATCTGATTTTTTTCTTTTGAATTCGTCATTAGATATGTATGCTTTTCCCGAGTCTAGTAGATTTTTTTGTGCATTTTTGTTGATATAGTTAATGTCTTCTATAGGTATGTTATTATTATATCTAAAACAGATGATGTTTGTATCTAGTTCGTTTTCAACTTCAAATCCTTTTTTTTCTATGTTGTTTTTGAAATATTCAGCTAATCTAAGATTTTGTTCTTGGAATACTTGATATCCTCTTTTTCTAATTGTGTTCAAACTATTCCAAGTTTGATATACTCCTTCTACACTCATGGATCCTTCAATTTTATTTTCTCCCGAGTTAAATATTTCATCTTCTTTAAACAGATATCCTGCTTCTTGATTTAGTAAGTCCATATCTTTTTTATTTTTCACCAGAAGCATTCCTGCATTGTAGTGAACATAGAGCATTTTATGTGGGTCCATAGTTATTGTGTCTGCTTCATTAATTCCTTTTAATTTTCCATCTTTTGAATTAAAAGAAGGGTGGAATATGAAGCCTCCTCCGTGTGCTGCATCTACGTGGAAATGAGGTTTATATCCTTTTTCTCTTTCAAATTCTTTAAGTTTTTTCCCTATTTCAGAAAGATCATCAATATTTCCTGTTTCTGTAGTTCCTGCGTTTCCAAAAACTCCTAAAATCTTATATCCATTTTCAGAATATAAGTTTAATTTTCTATCAAGATCTTTTAAATCCATTTTATGATTTTTTGTATTTACTTCTACATAATTTTCTTCTCCAATTCCTATCATTCCTGCTATTTTTTTAAGAGAATAATGAGATCTTTCATTTCCTAAAATTACTGTTTTTTCCAAACCTTCATACGAACCTCTTTTTTTGATTTTTGGCAAATGTTTATTTCTTGCTATGAGCGCTGCTGCTATATTTGCTGTTGTTCCTCCCATGGTCATGTTTCCCCCAGATTTATCTTTATAAATTGATTTTTTTAATTCTTTACTAGCGTGAAAAGCTCCTAATCCTG
The window above is part of the Candidatus Woesearchaeota archaeon genome. Proteins encoded here:
- a CDS encoding Lrp/AsnC family transcriptional regulator is translated as MKDITKKLVDLLRSGYCTPQIAKLAKKLKEPSSTIHYNIKKLENENVVKNYKAIFNHKFIGEGFCVFVLLNLSPEEYGDPDRIAKDLSKYDEIESINIITGDWEILLKVRLKDQEEYYNFIKNVISRKGITKIKSLTSLKEKKSEFYIID
- the tyrS gene encoding tyrosine--tRNA ligase, whose protein sequence is MASKEIQEKINYLSRGTEQIITREDLAWKLEKSERENRSMIVKYGVDPTAPDIHLGHLVPIKKLKHFQDIGHEITFLIGDFTGRIGDPSGKSSGRKAMTEEEVLKNANTYKEQIFKVLDAEKTNIVYNSSWLKNMHLEETVKLLSKNSVNNLIKRKSFSKRFGKGETVSGHELIYPFLQAYDSVALNADIELGGTDQYFNLIFGRDLQPKYGQEPQVVITTPLLEGLDGNEKMSKSLGNTVGIDENPFDMYRKIMKLKDNLIIKYFTLLTDVDELEIGHLEMDMKQNRAHPKDVKKRLAKTITTYLHSEQKANEAEKEFEKVYRQGKLPENIRDVCVEYDNSNNGKLTPIQIIRLCDLASNNGEARSIVKQRGFSIDSAIIEDPKKEISLYNNMVVKVGKEKYVRLNYKKNES
- a CDS encoding SAM-dependent methyltransferase, whose amino-acid sequence is MSLEKFLNSEEIKKFKAVKTIFEYSINKYNINANQIIDCCSGNGFFGLDLLSNNFKYEVLAIDIERTKKARKIYDYFKKNNPVKVQKYRFKKIDILKEKFPKINNGLIVGIHTCGILTDKIIEVSVKQNTPFIILPCCYNKNRHYFENSGQFYENAEESIHMNRINYLIKNNVHIEENIIKTIKAPMNKALIGILKTSNQ